A single region of the Methylocystis echinoides genome encodes:
- the ccoG gene encoding cytochrome c oxidase accessory protein CcoG, translating into MSSTDTHHDLVDEHIVEEARRIYPKKVDGHFRHIKWGIQFATLAIYYFLPFVRWHRGPDAPSQAVLVDFPHRRFYFFFIEIWPQEVYYLTGLLIIAALTLFLMNAVAGRIWCGYMCPQTVWTDFYMTTERWIEGDARDRIKLDNGPWTLEKIRKKIAKHFVWILIAWWTGGVWVLYFADAPTLVYKLATLQPGVGEAYLWIGILTFTTYVFAGWMREKVCLHACPWPRIQAALTDEYALNVTYRYDRGEPRMSAKAATAARAHGAAAGDCVDCGQCVAVCPTGVDIRKGAQLGCIQCGLCIDACDSVMEKLHRPTRLIGYDTEMNLKRRECGEAPIYKPLRVRTVFYAVLILAIGGFMLVTLATRDDMHVNVLHDRNPLAVRLKDGGVRNGYTLRFSNKKPDVRRFTLSVAGVPGAQTEVVGVPPDAKGQVTIEVGADQTREARVLLSTHGAPAAKGQTPIVFTVTDAETGVATEVKDVFITP; encoded by the coding sequence ATGTCCAGCACAGACACCCATCACGACCTCGTCGACGAACACATCGTCGAAGAAGCGCGCCGCATCTACCCCAAGAAGGTCGACGGACATTTCCGCCACATCAAATGGGGCATCCAGTTCGCGACGCTCGCGATCTACTACTTCCTGCCCTTCGTGCGCTGGCATCGCGGTCCAGACGCGCCGAGCCAGGCGGTGCTCGTCGATTTCCCGCATCGGCGCTTCTACTTCTTCTTCATCGAGATCTGGCCGCAGGAAGTCTATTATCTCACCGGCCTGCTGATCATCGCGGCGCTCACGCTCTTCCTCATGAACGCCGTGGCCGGCCGCATATGGTGCGGCTACATGTGCCCGCAGACCGTGTGGACCGACTTCTACATGACCACCGAACGCTGGATCGAGGGCGACGCCCGCGACCGCATCAAGCTCGACAATGGTCCGTGGACGCTGGAGAAGATCCGCAAGAAGATCGCCAAGCATTTCGTCTGGATCTTGATCGCGTGGTGGACCGGCGGCGTCTGGGTGCTCTATTTCGCCGACGCGCCAACGCTCGTCTACAAGCTCGCCACCTTGCAGCCCGGTGTGGGCGAAGCCTATCTGTGGATCGGCATTCTCACCTTCACGACCTATGTCTTTGCCGGCTGGATGCGCGAAAAGGTCTGTCTGCACGCCTGTCCGTGGCCGCGCATTCAGGCGGCGCTGACCGACGAATATGCGCTGAACGTCACCTATCGCTACGACCGCGGCGAGCCGCGCATGTCGGCGAAGGCGGCGACCGCCGCGCGCGCCCATGGCGCGGCGGCCGGCGATTGCGTCGACTGCGGCCAGTGCGTCGCCGTCTGTCCGACAGGCGTCGACATCCGCAAGGGCGCCCAGCTCGGCTGCATCCAGTGTGGCCTCTGCATCGACGCCTGCGACAGCGTCATGGAGAAGCTGCATCGGCCGACGCGGCTCATCGGCTACGACACAGAGATGAATCTCAAGCGGCGCGAATGCGGGGAAGCGCCGATCTACAAGCCGCTGCGTGTTCGCACCGTCTTCTATGCGGTGCTGATCCTCGCCATCGGCGGTTTCATGCTGGTGACGCTCGCCACGCGCGACGACATGCATGTGAATGTGCTGCACGACCGCAATCCGCTCGCCGTGCGTCTGAAGGATGGCGGCGTTCGTAACGGCTATACGCTCCGCTTCTCCAACAAGAAGCCGGATGTGCGGCGCTTCACCCTGTCCGTCGCGGGCGTCCCCGGCGCGCAGACGGAAGTCGTGGGCGTTCCCCCCGACGCGAAGGGCCAGGTCACGATCGAGGTGGGCGCGGATCAAACCCGCGAGGCGCGCGTTCTCCTCTCGACCCACGGCGCGCCCGCTGCAAAGGGACAGACGCCCATCGTCTTCACCGTGACCGACGCCGAGACAGGCGTCGCCACCGAGGTGAAGGACGTCTTCATCACGCCGTGA
- a CDS encoding MBL fold metallo-hydrolase RNA specificity domain-containing protein, with protein sequence MNLHFFGAAGTVTGSRYLLESKGVRILVDCGLFQGLKNLRLRNWAPFPVKPKSISAVLLTHAHLDHSGYLPALARDGFRGTVYCSKATRELCKILLADAAHLQEQDAEYANRRGFSKHHPALPLYDTQDVKRVLRAFSSLAFDETHELREGPAARLRRAGHILGAATVELNWKGRRIVFSGDLGRYDDPLTVDPEPVRAADYLVVESTYGDRLHERGEPQETLGRIVERTIARGGTVIVPAFAVGRAQMLLYYFERLKAAGRLADVPLYLNSPMAAQASNVFLRHSADQRLSDEERRRACEVAKYVDSVDESKALNEDATPKVIISASGMATGGRVLHHLKKYAPDPRNTILFSGFQAAGTRGAAMVAGAETIKIHGEYVPLRADVQNLDMLSAHADADGIMRWLRNFTHPPRMTFVTHGEPTAADTLRRRIQDELGWRATAPEQMESVALS encoded by the coding sequence ATGAATCTCCATTTCTTCGGCGCCGCCGGAACGGTCACGGGCTCGCGCTACCTCCTCGAAAGCAAGGGCGTGCGCATCCTTGTCGATTGCGGCCTGTTTCAGGGGCTCAAGAATCTGCGTTTGCGCAACTGGGCGCCTTTTCCGGTCAAGCCGAAAAGCATTTCCGCCGTTCTGCTGACGCATGCGCATCTGGATCATTCCGGCTATCTGCCGGCGCTCGCGCGCGATGGTTTCAGGGGGACGGTCTATTGCTCGAAGGCCACGCGCGAACTCTGCAAGATCCTTCTCGCCGACGCGGCGCATCTGCAGGAACAGGACGCCGAATACGCTAACCGGCGCGGCTTCTCGAAACATCATCCGGCCTTGCCGCTCTACGATACGCAGGACGTGAAGCGCGTGCTGCGCGCCTTTTCTTCCCTGGCGTTCGACGAGACGCATGAACTGCGCGAGGGTCCGGCGGCGCGACTGCGCCGCGCGGGGCATATCCTCGGCGCGGCGACGGTGGAGCTGAACTGGAAGGGCAGGCGGATCGTCTTCTCCGGCGATCTCGGCCGCTACGACGATCCGCTCACCGTCGATCCGGAGCCTGTGCGCGCCGCCGATTATCTCGTCGTCGAGTCGACATACGGCGACCGCCTGCATGAGCGCGGCGAGCCGCAGGAGACATTGGGCAGGATCGTCGAACGCACGATCGCGCGCGGCGGAACGGTGATCGTTCCGGCCTTCGCGGTCGGGCGCGCGCAAATGCTATTGTATTATTTCGAGCGGCTGAAGGCCGCCGGTCGGCTCGCCGACGTCCCGCTCTATCTCAACAGCCCGATGGCGGCGCAGGCGAGCAACGTGTTCCTGCGCCACAGCGCGGATCAGAGGCTTTCCGACGAGGAACGGCGGCGCGCCTGCGAGGTTGCGAAATATGTCGACTCCGTCGACGAGTCCAAGGCGCTGAACGAGGACGCGACGCCCAAGGTGATCATTTCCGCGAGCGGCATGGCGACGGGCGGGCGCGTGCTGCATCATCTGAAGAAATATGCGCCGGACCCGCGCAACACGATCCTGTTCTCCGGCTTTCAGGCGGCGGGCACGCGCGGCGCGGCGATGGTTGCGGGGGCCGAAACCATAAAGATACACGGCGAATATGTGCCGCTACGCGCCGACGTGCAGAATCTGGACATGCTTTCGGCTCACGCCGACGCCGACGGAATCATGCGCTGGCTGCGCAATTTCACCCATCCGCCGCGCATGACTTTCGTGACGCATGGCGAGCCGACCGCCGCAGACACATTGCGGCGGCGGATACAGGACGAACTCGGCTGGCGTGCGACGGCGCCCGAGCAGATGGAATCCGTCGCGCTTTCCTGA
- a CDS encoding FixH family protein, protein MSNRLENQKEPDRFSDYEAGGKPLNGWKVLAMFVSFFLVVGAVDGMMIYKAVGTFSGEVTPHPYERGLAYNKEIAQAREQAARDWKVDVALSPIKAGESEIRVYARDVNGAEITGVEMTALFAAPADLAKDVRLKLAETAPGRYAAVVRLPKGQRDLVLTAARDGREVFRSKSRINME, encoded by the coding sequence ATGAGCAATCGACTCGAAAATCAGAAAGAGCCGGATCGCTTCTCGGATTACGAAGCCGGCGGCAAGCCGCTCAACGGCTGGAAGGTGCTGGCGATGTTCGTCAGCTTCTTCCTCGTCGTGGGCGCGGTCGACGGCATGATGATCTACAAGGCGGTCGGCACCTTCTCCGGCGAGGTCACGCCGCATCCCTATGAACGCGGCCTTGCCTATAACAAGGAGATCGCGCAAGCGCGCGAGCAGGCGGCGCGCGACTGGAAGGTCGATGTGGCGCTCTCGCCGATCAAGGCCGGCGAGAGCGAGATCAGGGTTTACGCCCGCGACGTGAACGGCGCGGAAATCACGGGCGTGGAGATGACCGCGCTCTTCGCCGCGCCGGCCGATCTTGCGAAGGACGTGCGGCTGAAACTCGCCGAGACCGCGCCGGGCCGCTACGCCGCGGTGGTCAGGCTTCCGAAGGGCCAGCGCGATCTCGTCTTGACGGCGGCGCGCGACGGGCGTGAAGTCTTCCGCTCGAAGAGCCGGATCAACATGGAATAG
- the dapA gene encoding 4-hydroxy-tetrahydrodipicolinate synthase has translation MSKKPIFHGSITALVTPFANGEVDYEALHALVDWQITQGTHGLVPVGTTGESPTLSHEEHGRVVTETIRAAKGRVPVIAGAGSNNTREAIALAGHAERAGADGLLIVTPYYNKPNQEGMFLHFKAINDSVSIPIVIYNIPPRSVVDMSVDTMKRLSELKNIVGVKDATGNIGRISLQRAAMGPEFIQLSGDDLTALSCMAAGAHGCISVVSNIAPRLCADLQNACLAGDYATALDIQDKLVPLQVATFLEAGVTGAKYGLSLLGKVREEVRLPLVASTQPTKDRIRAAMIHAGVYSA, from the coding sequence ATGAGCAAAAAGCCGATTTTCCACGGGTCGATCACCGCTCTCGTCACGCCTTTCGCCAATGGAGAGGTCGATTATGAGGCGCTGCACGCCCTCGTCGACTGGCAGATCACGCAGGGCACCCATGGGCTGGTGCCCGTCGGCACGACCGGCGAAAGCCCGACCCTGAGCCACGAAGAACATGGCCGCGTCGTCACGGAGACCATTCGCGCCGCCAAGGGCCGCGTGCCGGTGATCGCGGGCGCCGGCTCCAACAATACGCGCGAGGCCATCGCCCTCGCGGGCCATGCCGAGCGGGCGGGGGCCGACGGGCTGCTGATCGTCACGCCCTATTACAACAAGCCCAATCAGGAAGGCATGTTTCTGCATTTCAAGGCGATCAACGACTCCGTGTCGATTCCGATCGTCATCTACAACATCCCGCCGCGCTCGGTCGTCGACATGAGCGTCGACACGATGAAGCGCCTGTCGGAGCTCAAGAACATCGTCGGCGTGAAGGACGCGACCGGCAATATCGGCCGCATCTCCCTTCAGCGCGCCGCGATGGGGCCGGAGTTCATTCAGCTTTCCGGCGATGATCTGACGGCGCTGTCCTGCATGGCCGCGGGCGCGCATGGCTGCATCTCCGTCGTCTCCAACATCGCGCCGCGCCTGTGCGCCGATCTTCAGAACGCCTGCCTGGCGGGCGATTACGCCACGGCGCTGGACATTCAGGACAAGCTCGTGCCGTTGCAGGTGGCGACCTTCCTCGAAGCCGGCGTGACCGGGGCGAAATACGGGCTCTCGCTCCTTGGCAAGGTTCGCGAGGAGGTGCGTCTGCCGCTGGTGGCGTCGACGCAGCCGACAAAGGACCGTATCCGCGCCGCCATGATCCACGCCGGCGTGTATTCGGCCTAA
- the ccoP gene encoding cytochrome-c oxidase, cbb3-type subunit III, whose amino-acid sequence MTTMSEDTFDKGKVRIDEVSGTPTTGHEWDGIEELNTPLPRWWVWTFAVTVIWGLAYTIVYPAWPTLSGGTQGVTAWHSREQVASEVADLQVQRGPVLDKIKDAPLDKIEADPELLAAARTVGKVAFATNCASCHGAGGQGAKGYANLNDDDWIWGGKLADIKRTIEHGVRWDADKETHVSAMPAFGKDGILTPEQISAVADHVRTYAETPDSDAPTAEGEKLYADNCAACHGVDGKGNPELGAPALYDQVWLYGSDKPSVIARIVNGGGAVMPAWKGKLDDTTIKALTVYVHSLGGGQ is encoded by the coding sequence ATGACGACGATGTCTGAGGACACGTTTGACAAAGGCAAGGTCCGCATTGACGAGGTCAGCGGCACGCCGACCACCGGCCATGAGTGGGACGGCATCGAAGAACTGAACACGCCGCTGCCGCGCTGGTGGGTGTGGACCTTCGCGGTGACGGTCATCTGGGGCCTCGCTTACACGATCGTCTATCCCGCATGGCCGACGCTGTCGGGCGGCACGCAGGGCGTGACCGCGTGGCACTCGCGCGAGCAGGTGGCCTCCGAGGTCGCCGATCTGCAGGTGCAGCGCGGTCCGGTGCTGGACAAGATCAAGGACGCGCCGCTCGACAAGATCGAAGCCGATCCCGAGCTGCTCGCCGCCGCGCGGACGGTGGGCAAGGTGGCCTTTGCGACGAACTGCGCCTCGTGCCATGGCGCGGGCGGGCAGGGCGCCAAGGGCTACGCCAATCTCAATGACGACGACTGGATCTGGGGCGGCAAGCTGGCCGACATCAAGCGCACGATCGAGCACGGCGTGCGCTGGGACGCCGACAAGGAGACGCATGTCTCCGCCATGCCGGCCTTCGGCAAGGATGGCATTCTGACGCCGGAGCAGATTTCCGCGGTCGCCGATCATGTCCGCACCTATGCGGAGACGCCGGATTCCGACGCGCCGACGGCCGAGGGCGAAAAGCTCTACGCCGACAATTGCGCCGCCTGTCACGGCGTCGACGGCAAGGGCAATCCGGAACTCGGCGCGCCAGCGCTCTACGATCAGGTCTGGCTCTATGGCTCCGACAAGCCGTCGGTCATCGCGCGCATCGTCAATGGCGGCGGCGCGGTGATGCCGGCGTGGAAGGGCAAGCTCGACGACACGACCATCAAGGCGCTGACCGTTTACGTGCATTCGCTGGGCGGCGGGCAGTAA
- a CDS encoding cbb3-type cytochrome c oxidase subunit 3: protein MSASTAEVLATYESWRAFAAHWGLIFFGAIFLCVVIYAYWPSRQQQFEQDARIIFREDDDDV, encoded by the coding sequence ATGAGCGCTTCAACAGCCGAAGTCCTGGCGACCTATGAAAGCTGGCGGGCCTTCGCCGCCCACTGGGGTCTGATCTTCTTCGGCGCCATTTTCCTGTGCGTCGTGATCTACGCCTACTGGCCCTCCCGCCAGCAGCAGTTCGAACAGGACGCCCGCATTATCTTCCGAGAGGATGACGACGATGTCTGA
- the ccoS gene encoding cbb3-type cytochrome oxidase assembly protein CcoS: MTVLLFLIPLALFLGLSALAAFLWSLRSGQFDDLDGSAHRVLMDDDVEEEK; this comes from the coding sequence ATGACGGTGCTGCTCTTTCTCATCCCGCTGGCTTTGTTCCTGGGCCTGTCCGCGCTGGCCGCGTTTTTGTGGTCGCTGCGCAGCGGCCAGTTCGACGATCTCGATGGCTCCGCGCATCGCGTGCTCATGGATGACGACGTCGAGGAAGAGAAATGA
- a CDS encoding heavy metal translocating P-type ATPase — protein MTAAFDYESLVTRAPDGVRRFEAAIDGMTCAACIGEIEHGLADLPGLAKARVNYTDRRLLLEWRDDAFDLTAAFERLRRMGYTVHPFELAESEREETETARWLLRCLAIAGFASMNIMLLSVGVWVGGGEGGDIEPATRDLFHGVSALIALPAAAFAGQPFFRSAFAALRAGRLNMDVPISLGVLLALCMSVYETLTHAEHAYFDSAAMLLTFLLLGRFLDHAMRRKTRAVAANLAALRAPLACRLAPDGSETLTPLAKIAPGDLVLTRPGERLPVDGVIARGASQLDESLITGETRLRVVTAGDQVYAGSMNYDGALTIRVAAAKGATLLDDIERLLEKATNARSRYVRLADRVSRLYAPMVHLAALSTALFWLWRGASLHDALITAICVLIITCPCALALAVPAVQVVASGALFRAGVLLNSADGIERLAEADVIVFDKTGTLTTPEPRVSNASEIEPATMDIAAQLARASSHPLARAVAQERPTGAALAAREEHGAGVAAMVDGVEARLGSPRFCGLEEEAVRRGALDADVSLVAFRHGGKAALFEIRQALRSDAAETVTALKARGYAIEILSGDRVEAVEKIARALDVTQWSGALKPADKVARLDALRAEGRKVLMVGDGLNDAPALAAAYVSISPIDATQITQAAADAVFLGERLAPVAATLDLARKARRVMRENLGLSVLYNVFAVPLAMAGWLTPLIAAAAMSGSSILVTLNALRAGHGASLLPLSPATPEREQTGAVLPARGKMEPAE, from the coding sequence ATGACCGCCGCTTTTGACTATGAGTCTCTCGTCACGCGCGCGCCCGACGGCGTGCGGCGCTTCGAGGCGGCGATCGACGGCATGACCTGCGCGGCCTGCATCGGCGAGATCGAGCACGGCCTCGCCGATCTGCCGGGGCTCGCAAAAGCGCGGGTGAATTACACCGACCGCCGCCTGCTGCTCGAATGGCGGGACGACGCTTTCGACCTCACCGCCGCCTTCGAGCGCCTGCGCCGCATGGGCTATACGGTTCACCCCTTCGAGCTCGCCGAGAGCGAGCGCGAGGAGACCGAGACCGCGCGCTGGCTGCTGCGTTGTCTCGCCATCGCCGGCTTCGCCTCGATGAACATCATGCTGCTGTCGGTCGGCGTCTGGGTCGGCGGCGGCGAAGGCGGCGACATCGAGCCCGCGACGCGCGATCTGTTTCATGGCGTGTCGGCGCTGATCGCCTTGCCGGCGGCGGCTTTCGCCGGGCAGCCCTTCTTCAGAAGCGCTTTCGCCGCGCTGCGCGCCGGCCGGCTCAATATGGACGTGCCGATCTCGCTGGGCGTGCTGCTCGCGCTCTGCATGTCGGTCTATGAGACGCTCACCCACGCCGAACACGCTTATTTCGACAGCGCGGCGATGCTGCTGACCTTCCTGCTGCTCGGCCGCTTTCTCGATCACGCCATGCGCCGCAAGACGCGCGCCGTCGCCGCCAATCTCGCCGCGCTGCGCGCGCCGCTCGCCTGCCGCCTCGCGCCGGATGGGTCGGAGACGCTGACGCCGCTCGCGAAGATCGCGCCCGGCGATCTGGTGCTGACGCGCCCCGGCGAACGTCTCCCGGTCGACGGCGTGATCGCGCGCGGCGCCTCGCAGCTCGACGAAAGCCTCATCACCGGCGAGACGCGGCTTCGCGTGGTGACGGCCGGCGATCAGGTCTACGCCGGCAGCATGAACTACGACGGCGCGCTGACGATCCGCGTCGCGGCGGCCAAGGGCGCCACGCTGCTCGACGACATCGAGCGGCTCCTCGAAAAGGCGACCAACGCCCGCTCTCGCTATGTGCGTCTGGCGGATCGCGTCTCGCGGCTCTATGCGCCCATGGTGCATCTCGCGGCGCTGTCGACGGCGCTGTTCTGGCTGTGGCGCGGCGCGAGCCTGCATGATGCGCTGATTACGGCGATTTGCGTGCTCATCATCACCTGTCCGTGCGCGCTGGCGCTGGCCGTTCCCGCCGTGCAGGTCGTGGCAAGCGGCGCGCTGTTTCGCGCCGGCGTCCTGCTCAACAGCGCGGACGGAATTGAGCGGCTGGCGGAAGCGGATGTGATCGTCTTCGACAAGACCGGCACGTTGACCACGCCCGAGCCGCGCGTGTCGAACGCCAGCGAGATTGAGCCCGCGACCATGGATATCGCGGCGCAGCTCGCGCGCGCCAGCAGCCATCCGCTCGCGCGCGCGGTCGCGCAGGAGCGGCCCACGGGCGCGGCGCTGGCGGCCCGCGAGGAACATGGGGCAGGCGTCGCGGCGATGGTCGACGGCGTCGAGGCGCGGCTCGGTTCGCCGCGTTTCTGCGGGCTGGAGGAAGAGGCCGTGCGGCGCGGCGCGCTCGACGCCGATGTGTCGCTCGTCGCGTTTCGGCATGGCGGGAAGGCGGCGCTGTTCGAGATCAGGCAGGCGCTGCGCAGCGACGCGGCCGAGACCGTCACCGCGCTGAAAGCGCGCGGTTACGCGATTGAGATTCTTTCCGGCGACCGCGTCGAGGCCGTGGAAAAGATCGCGCGCGCGCTCGATGTGACGCAATGGTCCGGCGCGCTGAAGCCGGCCGACAAGGTGGCGCGTCTCGACGCGCTGCGCGCCGAGGGCCGCAAGGTGCTGATGGTGGGCGATGGTCTCAACGACGCGCCGGCGCTCGCCGCCGCCTATGTGTCCATCTCGCCCATCGACGCCACGCAGATCACCCAGGCGGCGGCGGATGCGGTGTTTCTCGGCGAACGGCTCGCGCCTGTCGCGGCGACGCTCGATCTCGCCCGCAAGGCGCGCCGCGTGATGCGCGAGAACCTCGGCCTGTCGGTGCTCTACAATGTCTTCGCCGTGCCGCTCGCCATGGCGGGATGGTTGACGCCGCTGATCGCGGCGGCGGCGATGTCGGGTTCGTCGATCCTCGTCACGCTGAACGCCCTGCGCGCCGGCCATGGCGCATCCCTTCTCCCCCTCTCTCCCGCGACGCCGGAGAGAGAGCAGACCGGCGCCGTCTTGCCGGCGCGTGGAAAGATGGAGCCGGCGGAATGA
- a CDS encoding lytic transglycosylase domain-containing protein gives MILPNRVSMRLKLLATATAVALVTPAFTGFGTVGDGEARRGDANLLSHVPFSMGAWRARVVGLEEAVRGFVTGEPPNTEAAHPLRESVFERDDATLSPLARYAPSEGWPRAKPAAATAAADPAKLLGPDAENFYPALAAFRAGDFASGEEAAAALQTNLADTAARWVGLKLHSHEAGFKRITAFLEAHPDWPAADWLRRRAEEALVSEHHPDRVVKGWFAQTRPQTAYGKYALARALSRDGDFEDAAALARDAWREDDLPQSFETQFLRELGELLTTQDHKYRADRLLYAGKNGPGLRAAELAGKDVALLARARAAANSGGGGDRLFAAVPASMQNDPGLLFSRIRSLNTAKKYAEAGALFRKAPTDPARVIDGDAWWSERRQTARKLLDAGDADTAYLVAAQHAAESTSNRVEAEFLAGWIALRFLDDPSRASRHFAALDQAAETPLQKSRALYWRGRAAEAYRTLDDEAKARDFYRQAAAHSTTFYGQLASAKLGADDQPIRPAPESAQEHERHEAVRVAELLLATGDRDVAAPLALDTAKNMGDAKQIAALGEAVASQHDAKLSLIFGKAASYRGVPLDDVAFPSYGVPNFDALPNSASRSVVYAIARQESAFDPKAVSSAGAMGLMQMIASTARHTAYQHGVGFDLSRMISEPAFNAKLGAAHLGILLGEYKGAYLLTFAAYNAGGGRVKQWMDAYGDPRKPNVDPIDWVERIPITETRNYVQRVMENFVVYRAKFGDTNTPAPQVQLARY, from the coding sequence ATGATTTTACCGAACCGGGTTTCGATGCGCCTCAAGCTCCTCGCCACGGCGACCGCCGTCGCCCTTGTCACCCCCGCCTTCACGGGTTTCGGAACCGTCGGCGACGGCGAGGCCCGTCGCGGTGATGCAAACCTCCTCTCGCATGTGCCCTTCAGCATGGGCGCCTGGCGCGCGCGCGTCGTCGGGCTGGAGGAGGCGGTGCGCGGTTTTGTGACCGGCGAACCGCCGAACACGGAAGCGGCCCATCCGCTCCGAGAATCGGTTTTCGAGCGCGACGACGCCACTTTGTCCCCGCTCGCGCGCTATGCGCCGTCGGAAGGATGGCCGCGGGCCAAACCGGCCGCCGCGACGGCCGCCGCCGATCCCGCGAAGCTGCTCGGCCCCGACGCCGAAAATTTCTACCCGGCCCTCGCGGCCTTCCGAGCCGGCGATTTCGCCAGCGGCGAGGAGGCGGCGGCGGCCTTGCAGACCAATCTCGCCGACACCGCCGCGCGCTGGGTCGGTCTCAAGCTGCATTCGCATGAAGCCGGCTTCAAGCGCATCACCGCCTTTCTGGAGGCGCACCCCGACTGGCCCGCCGCCGACTGGCTGCGCCGCCGCGCCGAGGAGGCGCTCGTCTCCGAGCATCACCCCGACAGGGTCGTGAAGGGCTGGTTCGCGCAGACCCGGCCGCAGACAGCCTATGGCAAATATGCGCTGGCGCGGGCGCTTTCGCGCGACGGCGACTTCGAGGACGCGGCGGCGCTGGCCCGCGACGCCTGGCGCGAGGACGATCTTCCGCAAAGCTTCGAGACGCAGTTCCTGCGCGAACTCGGCGAACTGCTGACCACTCAGGATCACAAATACCGCGCCGACCGACTGCTCTACGCCGGCAAGAACGGCCCCGGCCTGCGCGCCGCTGAACTCGCCGGCAAGGATGTCGCGCTTCTCGCCCGCGCCCGCGCGGCCGCCAATAGCGGCGGCGGCGGCGACCGGCTGTTCGCCGCCGTGCCGGCGTCGATGCAGAACGATCCCGGCCTGCTCTTCTCGCGCATCCGCAGTCTCAACACCGCCAAGAAATACGCCGAGGCCGGCGCGTTGTTCCGCAAGGCGCCGACCGATCCCGCCAGGGTGATCGACGGCGACGCCTGGTGGTCGGAGCGGCGCCAGACGGCGCGCAAACTGCTCGATGCGGGCGACGCCGACACGGCCTATCTCGTCGCCGCGCAGCACGCCGCGGAATCGACGAGCAACCGGGTCGAAGCCGAATTCCTGGCCGGCTGGATCGCGCTGCGCTTCCTCGACGATCCGTCGCGCGCGTCACGCCATTTCGCGGCGCTGGACCAGGCGGCCGAGACGCCGTTGCAAAAGTCGCGCGCGCTCTATTGGCGCGGCCGCGCCGCGGAGGCCTATCGCACGCTCGACGACGAGGCCAAGGCGCGCGATTTCTACCGCCAGGCGGCGGCGCATTCGACGACCTTCTACGGCCAGCTCGCCAGCGCCAAGCTCGGCGCCGACGATCAGCCGATCCGCCCCGCGCCCGAGTCGGCGCAGGAACATGAGCGTCACGAAGCCGTGCGCGTCGCCGAACTGCTGCTTGCGACCGGCGACCGGGACGTGGCCGCGCCGCTCGCGCTGGATACGGCGAAAAACATGGGCGATGCGAAGCAGATCGCCGCGCTGGGCGAAGCCGTCGCGAGCCAGCACGACGCCAAACTTTCGCTCATCTTCGGCAAGGCGGCGTCCTATCGCGGCGTGCCGCTCGACGACGTCGCCTTCCCTTCCTACGGCGTGCCGAATTTCGACGCGCTGCCGAATTCAGCCTCGCGCTCGGTCGTCTACGCGATCGCGCGGCAGGAGAGCGCCTTCGATCCGAAAGCGGTTTCCTCCGCCGGCGCCATGGGTCTGATGCAGATGATCGCCTCGACGGCGCGTCACACCGCCTATCAGCACGGCGTCGGCTTCGATCTGTCGCGCATGATCAGCGAGCCCGCCTTCAACGCCAAACTCGGCGCGGCGCATCTCGGCATTCTGCTCGGCGAATACAAGGGCGCCTATCTGCTCACCTTCGCCGCCTACAACGCCGGCGGCGGGCGCGTGAAGCAGTGGATGGACGCCTATGGCGATCCGCGCAAGCCCAATGTCGATCCGATCGACTGGGTGGAGCGCATCCCGATCACCGAGACGCGCAATTACGTGCAGCGCGTGATGGAGAACTTCGTCGTCTATCGCGCCAAATTCGGAGACACCAACACGCCGGCGCCACAAGTGCAGCTCGCGCGTTACTGA